In Halorussus limi, a genomic segment contains:
- a CDS encoding tyrosine--tRNA ligase, which yields MDAYELISRNTEEVVTEEEVEALAEDPEGKRVYVGYEPSGVLHIGHMLTANKLIDLQEAGMEVVILLADVHAYLNGKGTFEEIEETAEKMRKQFLAYGLDEDKTEFVYGSEYQLDDDYALDLHKLELDTTLNRAQRAMAEIQGGETAKVSHVVYPLMQALDIEYLDLDLAVGGLDQRKVHMLMREELPEIGYEARPCLHTPILADLGTGEGKMSSSSGVTISMEDSTEDIEEKVNSAFCPPTRDPEDDLENPVLEIFQYHVFPRFETVVVERPDEYGGNLEYDDYEALAEDLESGELHPADAKGALANYLDELVAPGREKLREIEQ from the coding sequence ATGGACGCCTACGAGTTGATTTCGCGGAACACCGAGGAGGTCGTGACCGAGGAGGAGGTCGAAGCGCTCGCCGAGGACCCCGAAGGCAAGCGCGTCTACGTCGGCTACGAGCCGTCGGGTGTCCTCCACATCGGGCACATGCTCACGGCGAACAAACTCATCGACCTCCAAGAGGCGGGGATGGAGGTCGTCATCCTGCTGGCGGACGTACACGCCTACCTCAACGGGAAGGGCACCTTCGAGGAGATAGAGGAGACCGCCGAGAAGATGCGCAAGCAGTTCCTCGCATACGGACTCGACGAAGACAAGACGGAGTTCGTCTACGGGTCGGAGTACCAACTGGACGACGACTACGCGCTGGACCTCCACAAACTGGAACTCGACACGACCCTCAACCGGGCCCAGCGCGCGATGGCCGAGATTCAGGGCGGCGAGACCGCGAAGGTCAGCCACGTGGTCTACCCCCTGATGCAGGCGCTGGACATAGAGTACCTCGATTTGGACCTCGCGGTGGGCGGACTCGACCAGCGCAAGGTCCACATGCTGATGCGCGAGGAGTTGCCCGAAATCGGCTACGAGGCGCGGCCGTGTCTGCACACGCCCATCCTCGCCGACCTCGGCACGGGCGAGGGCAAGATGTCGAGCAGTTCGGGCGTCACCATCTCGATGGAGGACTCGACCGAGGACATCGAGGAGAAGGTCAACTCGGCGTTCTGCCCGCCGACCCGCGACCCCGAGGACGACCTCGAGAACCCGGTCCTCGAAATCTTCCAGTACCACGTCTTCCCGCGGTTCGAGACCGTCGTGGTCGAGCGACCCGACGAGTACGGCGGGAATCTGGAGTACGACGACTACGAGGCGCTGGCCGAGGACCTCGAGAGCGGCGAACTCCATCCGGCGGACGCGAAGGGCGCGCTGGCGAACTACCTCGACGAGTTGGTCGCGCCGGGCCGCGAGAAGTTGCGAGAGATAGAGCAGTAA